One genomic segment of Hordeum vulgare subsp. vulgare chromosome 2H, MorexV3_pseudomolecules_assembly, whole genome shotgun sequence includes these proteins:
- the LOC123431042 gene encoding uncharacterized protein At2g39795, mitochondrial-like, translating to MARRLLHLRPRLQALAPRLVPSRPYMADMRRSAFLDRLLRSLRSEISSCRPEPAPQVPPSVAPFAVDDRPGEQYIRLRRAFGEEEVRVDASMIDGAVAPTRSGVAAEDGGPPARMHISVHVEVTKPARPDFALNFECSAWPEEMDVERVFPVRRTGPAPEQQYIGRQFRELDEEMQTAVRDYLEQRGVNDELAAFLHTYMENKEQTELVGWLKHIECYLKK from the exons ATGGCCCGGCGGCTGCTCCACCTCCGGCCCCGTCTCCAGGCGCTCGCGCCCCGCCTCGTTCCCTCGCGGCCGTACATGGCCGACATGCGCCGCTCCgcgttcctcgaccgcctcctccgctccctccgcTCCGAGATCTCCTCCTGCCGCCCCGAGCCCGCCCCGCAGGTGCCGCCCTCCGTCGCGCCGTTCGCCGTCGACGACCGTCCCGGCGAGCAGTATATCCGCCTGCGCCGCGCGTTCGGGGAGGAGGAGGTCAGGGTGGACGCCTCGATGATCGACGGCGCCGTGGCGCCCACCCGCTCGGGCGTGGCCGCGGAGGACGGCGGGCCACCGGCCAGGATGCACATCAGCGTCCACGTCGAGGTCACCAAGCCCGCGCGGCCTGACTTCGCGCTCAACTTCGAGTGCTCGGCTTGGCCTGAGGAGATGGACGTGGAGAGGGTCTTCCCCGTCCGCCGCACTGGGCCAGCGCCGGAGCAGCAATACATTGGCCGCCAGTTCAG GGAGTTAGATGAGGAGATGCAAACTGCAGTGCGTGATTACTTGGAGCAGAGAGGGGTGAATGATGAGCTAGCAGCTTTCCTGCACACTTACATGGAAAACAAGGAGCAGACAGAGCTTGTAGGGTGGCTTAAACATATTGAGTGCTATCTCAAGAAGTAG